The sequence TTGTAACGGGGCCTCGTGACGATGGGCCTAAGGCTCTAGAGCCCGCGCGATAGCCGTAAGGGCGCCTAGTGGTGATGGGTTATGTCATCGAAGCCCTCACCAGCCCCTAAAGCTTGGGGTGGGACGACGTCAGTCATTAAGGGAGCGATGGTGGTCACACGAGCAGTTTGTTGCTCGATCCATAGGGCCGCCTGTAGCTCCTCCGCTGAGTCTGGCGGGCTACCAAGCGCAATTGTTGTTCGGCCGGGGTAGCGTTCACAGCGGCTGTGTCGGTTGCAACCCCTAGGGACGCTGCAGGGCCCTTACCATGTTGCTACTGCCAGGCCTTCGCAACAAGGGCCCCCAGCGTCAACCCAAGCTAGGGTCATGGTCGGGCCAATGGTGGTCGTAGGGCCCTCGCTCCCCCCTCCCCCGGTTAGGGGGCTATCGCCAACGTGGCCTATGCTTGGTCGTGCGGACCTTCGCACAGGCATGGCCGGGAGGTTGGCCGTCGGCGCTGCAGCCCTAGTAATCTTCTTCTtaggtggcatcctacctctcttagtaTTTCTGTGCtcgaatccccacggacggcagCACTGTTGGTAGAAGAAAATGTATTACGCGAACAAGTATGGCAAGAGCACACTCACatgaatggctcaagcttgaagaagaagtggagaggaagggaaAACATATGTATTGATCGTTCAAGGATTCGTCTCTTGGCTTGATGGCCAAAGGTCGGTATTTATAGTGCAATTCAAGGGgtaaatatataagtataacCTTACAGAAATAGTGATACACACCATCGCCATCCCACATGGACACAGGACCGGTCGAATCACACGGTATGAGTCTAAGTAGGATGCATTTACCtctaatcagaagatattatctactatagcaAATACAGAGACGCAAGTGATCCAAAAGGCGTGGTGCTCGACCGGTCGCCTATTGCGGCACCGCACTACTAAGGTGTCAGTCGACTCCTACTTACACTAACGTTAAATGCCAGTCAATTCCTTGCATGCGGAGGATGGCTAGTGGGCCTCCTCTGACTGATTTTTCTTCAATCTTGATGATTCACTCCTTGAGCCTCGCGGAGCCTACCCAGGCTAGGGGGTGTGGGGGTCCTTAATGACGACCCACAACAATATTAGTCACGTTTTCATGCCCTAGAGAATTAACTATGGAACTTTAAAAGGAatgaaaattaaaatataatttctCAAAGGAATAATTGGGACATAACTTTTTATAAAAAAGGTACTGATTGAAGTTTTTTTTGGGTGGGAGGACATTTCTAAATGCTCACACACGAATTTTGAAAAACTAATTACTTGTTTAAAGTGAAATCTAGACATGAAATTTACAATATCCAACATAGCTCAACTTAGATGCATCTCTAAACACAATTCAGTTTGTTCTTAATAATTGGAGAAGTAAAACATAGTTGGTGAAAGCTTCGAGGCAATGAAtgtcaaaaatatttttcccttttgttGTGCTTATGAATTGGAATTGGAATTAATCACAGGAGAAACCCAAAATATCTGGAATTGGAATTAAGTAACTAATGCATGAGCACTTTTCTGACTATGGTAATGTTGGCAGGCACGATGAACTATGGaggaacgaaatgaaaggaagAATATTTTGGTCAGCATGGTAACACTAACCTCAACCCATGATTTCCCTACAGCTTCTAGCAGTGCAGCATTACATGTCTTGAGCACTACTGAATCACCAGAAAACATAGAGGCTGCTTCCTCCCATCCTTTATTATGTCCCATGCACCTGTATTTATTCTATAAATGCGTCATGATAGGTCCAGCAATGAGATAGAGGAAAATTATTAAGGAAAACTAAGCATATACTATGAAACATAGGATAATCCATACAAACTCACAGAGGACTCACATGACAGTTAGGATCTCATCACTAGAATATTCACAGATTGCCTTTTGCAAGTGCTCTGCAGTTTGACCATCCATTGCAGCAATTGAGTAGAAACTTGGGATGTAATGCACTACTGCTTCAGACAACCCCTGAACATGCTCTTGCAGGATCTTAAGAGTTTCCTTTGTACGAGTAGCATCACTATGTCGAAGGAggattaaaatttataaatgaAAAATTTAAAAGCATATGACTAAATCAAATTATCTGATTGTAATCACCTTCATTGTTCAGAGACTAAGCTTTAAATAAGTTGGTCAAAATGTACAAATAAAAGACTGGtccaagaaagaaagaacacATGTGCATAATAGCAGGATGATTGTGTAATGATGTAGTCTTTGCATGTTCGCTTCTCTAAAACAGGTTGGCACCAAAAAAGAATGGTAAAATTTATTTCATGAGCCAATGCAAATCCAAGGAAATCACATACAAACACCACTTACTGGCCTTAATGCACAGTATATGTCTTCTAGTTTTCCTAATTCAAGATCTACTATTACAAGAAaaacagaagaagaaaagaacaagCTAAAATATATACAACAGTTGGTGATGAAAGCAAGTCCCATTAAACCAACATTGAATTAGATCACATAAAATCCCATTAAACTAGACAACAGCGCTAATATTAACAAGTGCAACCAAATTGAACCTTCAGGCCTTCATACATTATATACACCCCACAAGGTAGGAACGCACCTGCATAGAATAAGCTCAGGTATCCAACCCATCTGTTGAAGTTTATTAGAAACACTGATTGCATCAGCTCTTCCAGCTTTACTTAGTGGTCTGTCATGATCTGGTGTTAAATAGTCATATTAAGTGCTGTTTCTTTAGAAACAAATGCAAGAACTACACAAGACGAACTGACTAAGCAACACCCCAAACAACACCAAAATGTGGAGTGATATTCCTCCAATATAAAATCTCAATGATGCCTTTATACCCACTCTACCTTATTCATGTCCATCTTCCTTGATTCTTAATTTCTTCCTACCAAGTCCAACTTAGTATTGGTCAATTAATTGGAACATTTTTCTACAGCTAAAGAAATAATGTTCTTGAAGTGCCACAACAATTGATACTACAAAGTGTGACAACTGAGACATCAGGTATAACATGAGGCTGCAGTTTTGCAGGAAATGTAGCTGCCTGTAACATTTTTCTAAGAGAACCAAGTTGTTCCAACGAACCATTGCAAGTCGCAAACTCAACCAAACCTTGTTTCAAAAATAGATGTGTTTCCCAGAGCCGGATGAAACACCTTTCTCCATTTACAATACCCTTACTCCACTAAAGCAACACCTACAATCTTTTGAATGCCACAAGTATAGAGTTGCCCACCTATCATCATCGCAGTACATCCAATGTATCACCACTCCACTTCCTAGTTAGCATTACTGGGACCTAATCGTTCCTCGAATCACCAATGCTTGTATCCAAATGTCAGGTAAATTGACACCCCCCTTAGTTTCTTGGGGTCTCAAGAAAGAGACTAGCCAATTCTGGGTTGGGAAATCAGTCCAACAAGGCAAGAAGCCACACCCGCACGTACCTCTCGTGGAGCGCCCCCCTGCGGCGCTCTCCCCGTGCCGGAGGAGGAtgaggcggcggcgctgcgTCGCGGCGTCCACGCCCGCCGACGCCGGctccgcggcggccgccggcgcctcgacggagacggagacggagcgggcgacggcggaggccggaGCCGGGCGGCAGGCAGTGGCTTCCGGGGCTCGTGagcaggagaggaggaggcgcggGGCCGAGGCGAAGGGAGAGGAGCAGCGCGAGAGCAGCGCAGCAGcgggaggagcagcagctctCATCTTGGTTTTGATTTGGTTGTTTACatggagaagagagagggaaaggatATGATGATGGAGATGTTGCTCTGCTATGCTCCAACCTGCTGTTTCTACAAGGCGCTTGTGCACTCTAGGTGCTGCTGAATTTTgtctctgttctttttttttttttgttatgaaTTTTGTCTCTGTTCTTTTTCTGTTCTGTGACGTTAAGTTACGTGTCACTAGAACATCGATTATAACGCTGGATTCCTGACAATGTAAGAAAATTGATAAACTGTTTGATAATCGACAAAAAACTCAGAACGGTGGATACTTGCATAGGAGACCATATCGATGCCTATAACAAAGTCAAACTAGAGGAGATGATGGTAGGAAGCGCGCAAACACTAGACACTAGAGAAGGAACTATGGGCAAACCAAATATTCCCCCTGTTTTACGATGCTTATCTATGCTCACCGCATACCAAGATTGAGAAGCCGTTAAATCTAAAATATAACCAGAAAGAACCACATCCATATTAAATCACATGTATATAGACCTGAACTCATTCACAGTTAAAAGAGTGGAAAGtgaaaaatattagaataaataTACTGGGCAAATGCAATGagaaaaggttctgaaaggaaaCTGGACAACAGTCGCGAAACAGATGTAGCCCACAATGTAAGAAGACAGAACCAGCATATCACAAACAATTACAAGGCGAGTCTGATATCTCTCCGGAAGAAATACAGCCAGTCATTGTTCATTTTACATCGGACTTCAGACTTCATTCATTTCCAAATAAGCAGAAATCATCATAAGATTAGAGTTACATGACATCGAATTCCAGAAGAACTACAAAATATGTACACTTAGGTCAAATGATGCTCAGTTTCTTACAACACACATCAAACAAGGTCTTCCTTTCAGGGAAAAAGAATACTGTCGCCCCCGAATAATATCGGCTCCAAACATCGCAATGAATTTTGAAGAAATTGATTACCTTCAACTGCAAACATCTGTTCCAACACTGGTGCCAAATGTAAGAATACTAAAATTTGAGCACTGAGCAAATGCCCATTGTTGAACTATATGTTGGTGTTATTGTGAGATCAACATATCAACAACAATACTAATAGGTAGATATTGGAAGATGATTGCCGGAACTCAGCTACCCAGTTTGAAAGCATCCACAAAAAGACCCAGACATACGCCGGCTTTCCAGTAGTTCACCATTGAAATAAAAGATTGAAACCTCCCAGGAGGCCTGGTGATCGGTTTTCTGTACATAAGCATGCCGATTCCCTCAATGGCAGCCACTACAAGACCAGCAACAAGAACATCCCAGTCACCAGTCTGCCCTAGGATTGTTGCTAAGGCGTTGGCAGTGTAGAAGCCAAGGAGCACAAGGAATATCTTTGTGGGGGAATTGCTTCTGGCAGAGTTAAACTTTTCAAATAGCTCCCTTGCAGCAGCTTGGATGAGTCTTCCCAGCCTTGTCCTACCAAGAAAGTCACTGTcctcttcaaagtcttggtcaTCAGGGGTAGGTGCTCCACCAGTTTCCAAAGCAAAGACTGGCCTCCATCCCCAGTTTGTCATCTGGTAGCTACACAGGGCAGAGATATAAAATTATGGTACGACAGCTTTCGTGGTTGAAGAATTGCTGACATATTACTATTGAAATCGATGGTCCAAATTACACAATCCAGGTGAGTCAGTCTAAAgcattatatatataaaacaGATGAATTACTTCCgttgtttttaatttttatttaaactatTTATTATTCAAGCACATAGTGCAACAAACAACAAATAAACTAACCATGAATATAATCACTAAAGAAACAGGACAGTGTAGTAATGTACTTCATATTTTGTAATGCTTACCTGCTTGATTCTTACATTTTGTAAGTTCAACCTAGTGATATAATAACAATTCATCGTTTGCAGATAGAAAGGAATCAGTAGGCTACATTTTGCATCAATGTAAtgataagagcacatttgggaTGCATGCATTTACTAACAATATGGATTGTAGCATAATGAACCCCCTTCACCCAATCCCGTTTTATATGGTAAGGACATATTATATTCCTTTTCACATAGTCAATGATCAAGCTTACTTAATTCCACAGAAACATTTGCTCTCCTCTGTGGTATCATCCGAAGAAATTTAGAATAATAAATGTGAGACACAAAGTAACGGACACTATAACCTGACCAGAACTTGTATAACGAGTTGAATTAACAATTCTCTTAAATTTGTCATGCACGAAGTTCATGTTCCATAATAAACTAAACATATATATGAATGAGATTACATGCAAAGCTACCGAGATCATCAACTGCTACCTTAAACCAAGTGGGGAGCCCCATTCTTAATGTTGAAATTGTTACCAAGGTTACCCTCAGggccaaataaaaaaagattttaTTATCAACATTTACGTATATCGTTGACTGATTTCAAATATTGAACTAAAACCATAAGTAAAGATCAAAATCAGGGATAAATCTTAGGGCTCAGACCACTGGATGAAACAACCAAGAAGCATCTAACGGAACATCAATCTACTTGAGAACCAGAACAATTCAAGATGCCCACTGACATGCACTACCCTGATGCTCTGAAATTGATGTCACATTTTAGATCAAGAAAGTACTGGAACTGCTATTTGAATTGCAGAATCAGTTTGTAGAGAACACGTGGAAGTGTCAGAAAGACCTCTACGTACGAGTAACATTTCGTACGGAGTTGTTAGCTGTGACTATCTGAATACATAAGTGTGAACAGATACTGATAAGTTTCAGACACTAAGTTAACGACTCCCGGTTTTCAGAACCCAGTGCCTATGTTGCAGCGAAGCTCAATGTTCAGAATCAGCATCAAACTTGTGATGGAGATACAAAAGTTGAAGTGGAATTGAGGAACCACCACTGATAGAAGGACATCACCGGAAACACAAGAGTGCTAGGGAGCTTACCTGAGTGTCCCTCCGCTCTTCTCGCTCGGCCGCAAGAAGCAGGTCTGGCTGAGGACGCAGCAACGAGCCGGCGCGGGGCAGCCGCTGCAGAGCCCGACGTCCGGCGCCCGTGGCGCGCAGGGAGGGGCCCCGTGCCGCAGCGGCATGTGCGGGCGCCGAGTAGGGCGCTGCTCCGTGCTCAGGTCCGGGCGGACGTGGCGgcgggaggagaaggagggggaggaagaggaggtagGCCAGCAGTTTGGCACCAGTATTGGGCTGCACGTCGACGGCCCACGATGTGTATAATCGGAGGAGTAAATTGCATCTCCCGTTGTTACGGGTTCTAAGGGTCTAGGATTTGGACCTCTCTCAGTTATTTTAGGGGTAAAAGTGGTACTGATAACTTCCGATCTGATCCGCCGTTCGATTTTGGTTGGTCAAGCGTATGGGAAGGTTTTATTTTATCCGGATGGGTATATGTTAGCAGTAACGGTAGAATTGGAATGCAATCAGGAGTAGGAGAAGCAGGAGGTCAGGTAGTAGAAGAAGGAAGATcaggtggagaagaagaagagaggaatTGAACTGGAGTTGCAGGAATTCTGTTACATCTTGTCTGaacctctcttctctctccattCTGTTACTTGTAGCCGCTCATAGCAAACACACACACGCTATCCTATTACATGGGCCTGATCCACTCCGAGCCCGTGACTCTCACATTTCCTCTTCGCTCACGCCTCCTTCTGGGCTCAGCTTGCTCGGCCTGCTCTTTAGCTTGGGCAGCTTGGACAGGTACAGCAGCGTTAACATCCCCTCCCTGACGAAAACCTGCTTGACCCCAAGCAGGAGCTCGCGGAAAACGCTGACGAACAGCCTCCAGATCTTCCCAGATGGCCAACGAATGAGGGAGACCTGACCACTTGATGAGCACTTGAGTAGTAGCATCCACACCACGAGAAGACAAGCATTTGTCCAAGACCTGTTCAGGAAGCTGAAAGGCATCAGTGTCACAAGGTAACTCGGGAAGTACCTGACGATGAACAGGGACAGCTTTCTTAAGCTGCGACACATGGAAAATCGGATGTAACAACGAAGAAGAAGGAAGCTCCAGTTTGTAGGCGACAGCACCAATCTTCTGTAAGACACGAAAAGGCCCGAAGAACTTGAAAGCAAGTTTCTGATTTGCACGTGGACCAAGAGATGTCTGAAAATATGGCTGCAGCTTCAGATAAACTGAATCTCCCACCTCAAATTGCCGCTCAGATCGATTCTTATCAGCTTGAGACTTCATACGTTGCTGAGCGCGGTTGAGGTGCTGATGGATTAAACGAGTCATGGTTGCTTTCTCTTGTAACCACTCAGATAAATCAGACACTGAACATGCTGAAGCAGCTTCAAGACCCATACTTCGAGGAGTGTATCCATACAGAGCCTCAAAAGGGGAACGACCTATAGCTGAATGGAAGCTAGTGTTATACCAGTATTCTGCCAAATATATCCACTGGAACCATCTAGAAGGGCAAGCTTGCACAAAACATCTTAAGAATGTTTCCACACATTGATTAACTCGCTCGGTTTGGCCATCCGTTTGAGGATGGTAAGCAGAACTCATCTTAAGAGAAACCCCAACCAATTTGAACAATTCTTGCCACAATTGACTTGTGAATATTTTATCTCTATCAGATATAATGGAAGCAGGCAAACCATGGAGTTTGTAAATGTGACTAATGAAAACCTTAGCCACAGACATGGCAGTAAAAGGATGACTTAAAGGCACAAAGTGACTGTATTTAGAAAATTTATCTACAACCACTAGAATGCAGTTCATGCCATTGGATCTAGGCAGCCCTTCCACAAAATCtaaagaaataatttgccaAGCAGAAGTAGGGACTGGAAGAGGTTGTAGTAATCCAGGGTACCTAGACCTATCAGGTTTTGCTTGTTGACATATAGTGCAGGCAGCAACAAATTCTTGAATAGCCTTTTTCATTCCAGTCCAAGCAAAATACTGCTTAATTCTGCGATATGTAACTGGTATCCCAGAATGACCACCTAGAGCTAAACAGTGCATAGCTGAGATAACTTTGGAATGCATAGCAGTGTTAGACCCCAACCAAACCCTGTTCTTGTACCTGAGTAGACCATCATGGAATGAAAAACAAGGAACAGAATCAGGAGCAATAGTCAATTTGGTGATCAACTCTGCAGCCTGAGGATCAGAGGAATAGCCTTGGATCACTTCATCAACCCATTGAGGTTTGCAAGAAGATAATGCCAAACATTGAAGTGGTTCATGACTCCTtcgagacaaagcatcagcagcaCTATTGTCAGCCCCCTTTTTGTACAGAATTCTGTACTGTAAGCCTAATAGCTTGGTGAACACCTTTTGTTGCCATGGAGTATTTAACCTTTGTTCATTGAGGTGAGCCAGGCTCCTCTAGTCAGAGTAAATGACAAATTCTCCATGCTGTAAATGTGATCTCCATTGCTCCACAGTAATTAAAATTGCCAAATACTCTTTCTCATATGTAGATAGACATCTAGTCTTGGAACCCAATGGCTTACTAATGAATGCAAGAGGGTGACCATCTTGAAGCAAAACAGCTCCTACACCATTGTTAGAGGCATCAGTTTCAATGCAGaaaggttttgaaaaatcaGGCATAGCTAGCACAGGAGCACTACTGAgagcttgtttcaaggtgttgAAGGCAACATCTTGTTCTGCAGCCCAAATAAACAAGgaatgtttcttcaacaaatttgAGAGAGGTTTTGCAATAATAGCAAAATGTCTTACAAACTTCCTGTAGTAACCTGCCAGACCTAGAAAGCTCCTCAACTCCTTCACATTAGCAGGTTGAGGCCAAGACAGAATGGCCTCCACTTTGGAATGATCTGTAGACACTCCTTTGTCACTAATAATGTGACCAAGATAGGCAATCTGTCTTTGGGCAAAGGTGCACTTGGACAATTTAACACTCCACTGATCCTTAGCTAACAATGACAAAACCTGCCTCAAATGATCAATGTGGTCCTCAAAAGATTGGCTGTAGacaagaatatcatcaaaaaaTACTAGCACACATTTTCTGAGGAGAGGAGCCAAAGTAGTGTTCATTGCCCCTTGAAAAGTGGCAGGAGCTCCACAAAGCCCAAAAGCCATCACTCTAAACTCAAAGTGACCACTATGGGTCTGAAAGACAGTTTTGAATTCGTCACCCGATTTTAGTCGAATTTGATGATATCCAGCTCTTAAATCCAGGGTAGAAAACCAACTAGCCTTGGCTAACTCACCCATTAACTCATCAAAAATCGGTATAGGGTACTTGCCTTTCACAGTGAGAGCATTGAGATATCTGTAATCCACACAAAAACGCCAAGTtccatcttttttcttgacCAAAAGCACTGGAGAGGAGAAGGCACTAGCACTAGGTTGAATAAGTCCATTAGCAAGCATGTCAGCAATCTGTTTCTCAATTTCATCCTTCAAAGCTGGTGGATATCTATAGGGTCGGATATTGACTGGTCTGGCACCAGGCACTAAAGGTATAGCATGATCACAAGCACGGGCTGGGGGTAAACCTTCAGATGGAGCAAAGACATGAGAAAACTCAAATAACAATACAGAGATAGCTTCAGGAAACTAAGGATTGGCAACTGATGGAACAACATCAGAATTGTTGCAAAGCTGAATGAGAACCTCTTCAGGCATGCTGGGAACAATTCCTTGCAAGAAGACAGAAGTATTATTGTAAGGTATGACCATCCACTTCTGTTGCCAGTGAACTCTCATGGGACTAAATGCCTCAAGCCAGTCCATGCCCAAAATGAGGTCATAAGAAAGGAGAGGAATAATCTTCAAATCAGTATGGAATGCATAATCTTGAATGTACCAAGTTCCTTTGTCAATATGAGAAGTACAGGTCAAAATACCACCATTAGCCACTTGGACTTTGATAGGTTTGTGTAAGGCAGAAACACCTGGAAGTTGCTGTGCAATTCTGTGACTCAAGAAGGTATTAGAGCTTCCAGAATCCACCAAAATCAAGAGATCCAGATCATGAATTTTACCAAGCAATTTCAGAGACTTAGGTCCTTCAAGACCAGTAGAAGCTTCTTGAGAAAGAGCCAGAAAAACCTGCTCATCAGAATGGTGAGAATTGGTGTCATAAGCATCAGATTCCTCCACATTGAACAACTCCAAGAGTTCCTGCACCACATTTAATTGGACAGTTGCAGGACACCTATGGTCTCTGCTCCACTTCTCAGCACAACGTTGACAAAGACCCCGAGCACGTCGGTAAGCTTTGAGTGCTGACAGCTTGTCTTCAGTAGACTTGCTATTGTCAAAGCTTTTCTTCTCTTCAGATGGTGCTGCAGCCCACGGCTTGTCAGCGCGTGGTGGTAGAGGTAGAGGGAGAGGACCCTTGCGAAGAGATTTGGGTAGAAACACCGATTCATGTTTGCGTGAATCTCTTCTTCGAAATGGTTCTGCTACTTCCTCCTGCAAAAGGGCGAGAGTACAAGCAGTATCCAAGTTTGATGGGCGTTGAACAAGAATTGTAGCTTTGATATCATCACGCAAGCCATCAATAAATCTCATAGTGTAATAAAGTGAATCAGTTGTATGACCATAAGCTGTTAACTGATCTACTAACTCAGCGAATTTCTCAACATATTTAGCTACTGTGCCAGATTGTTTAATGCGAAAGAGCTGTCTAATCAATAACTCTTGCTGATCTCTACCAAAACGATCATGAATCAATTTGCAAAATTCAGACCAGGAAGCTTGCTTAAGACGCTGATCTACCGACTGTAACCAACGAGCGGCAGCCCCAGTAAAATGCATTGTAGAGACTCTAATCCACACAGATGGATCAACATTGTACATCTCAATATAATTCTCGCATCGAGATAGCCATAACCTAGGATTGTCCCCATCAAATTGAGAAAACTGCAGTTTAGGGAGACGACCAGTAGGAAATCCATGGCTATTGGCGCGAGGAACATGATCCGAACCAAAACGGAAGTGCATCTCATCAGATTTGGGTGGGCTGGGAGGGGTGGAATTGAACATACCCTTGACCGGGAGATGAGCATGGGTGAAAACAGTTCCCAACTCATTCTCCCGGTAATACTTCTCGAAGCTGTGCCCAACTGGGCCGTCAGCTGGAAATCCGGCAGGTGGGTGCGCGGCAGCTGACACCATAGGCTCAAGAATCCCGGTTTTGCTCGCCGCACCCTCCAATGCGGCCCGCTCCATGTGCTTGTTGAGCTTGGTAACTTCGAGCTTGATGTTGTCGACGGTGGTCTCGATCTGCGGCCTCCAGGACTCGATCGAAGCCGCTGCCAACTCCAAGGCGTCGACGCGGCCGTCCTTCTTCTGCTCGAGTTCTTGAAACCTCTGATCCCACTTGAGATCTTGCTCGAGGAAGCGCTTGTTCATCTCGTCGATGA is a genomic window of Phragmites australis chromosome 17, lpPhrAust1.1, whole genome shotgun sequence containing:
- the LOC133896636 gene encoding uncharacterized protein At3g52155, chloroplastic-like isoform X2, with product MRAAAPPAAALLSRCSSPFASAPRLLLSCSRAPEATACRPAPASAVARSVSVSVEAPAAAAEPASAGVDAATQRRRLILLRHGESAAGGRSTRDHDRPLSKAGRADAISVSNKLQQMGWIPELILCSDATRTKETLKILQEHVQGLSEAVVHYIPSFYSIAAMDGQTAEHLQKAICEYSSDEILTVMCMGHNKGWEEAASMFSGDSVVLKTCNAALLEAVGKSWVEDPHTP
- the LOC133896636 gene encoding uncharacterized protein At3g52155, chloroplastic-like isoform X1 is translated as MRAAAPPAAALLSRCSSPFASAPRLLLSCSRAPEATACRPAPASAVARSVSVSVEAPAAAAEPASAGVDAATQRRRLILLRHGESAAGGRSTRDHDRPLSKAGRADAISVSNKLQQMGWIPELILCSDATRTKETLKILQEHVQGLSEAVVHYIPSFYSIAAMDGQTAEHLQKAICEYSSDEILTVMCMGHNKGWEEAASMFSGDSVVLKTCNAALLEAVGKSWVEAFSLAGLGGWKLHGIVKP
- the LOC133896636 gene encoding uncharacterized protein At3g52155, chloroplastic-like isoform X4 produces the protein MMIDHDRPLSKAGRADAISVSNKLQQMGWIPELILCSDATRTKETLKILQEHVQGLSEAVVHYIPSFYSIAAMDGQTAEHLQKAICEYSSDEILTVMCMGHNKGWEEAASMFSGDSVVLKTCNAALLEAVGKSWVEAFSLAGLGGWKLHGIVKP
- the LOC133896636 gene encoding uncharacterized protein At3g52155, chloroplastic-like isoform X3 codes for the protein MRAAAPPAAALLSRCSSPFASAPRLLLSCSRAPEATACRPAPASAVARSVSVSVEAPAAAAEPASAGVDAATQRRRLILLRHGESAAGGRSTRDHDRPLSKAGRADAISVSNKLQQMGWIPELILCSDATRTKETLKILQEHVQGLSEAVVHYIPSFYSIAAMDGQTAEHLQKAICEYSSDEILTVIINTGAWDIIKDGRKQPLCFLVIQ
- the LOC133896597 gene encoding ycf20-like protein; translated protein: MPLRHGAPPCAPRAPDVGLCSGCPAPARCCVLSQTCFLRPSEKSGGTLSYQMTNWGWRPVFALETGGAPTPDDQDFEEDSDFLGRTRLGRLIQAAARELFEKFNSARSNSPTKIFLVLLGFYTANALATILGQTGDWDVLVAGLVVAAIEGIGMLMYRKPITRPPGRFQSFISMVNYWKAGVCLGLFVDAFKLGS